Proteins from one Impatiens glandulifera chromosome 2, dImpGla2.1, whole genome shotgun sequence genomic window:
- the LOC124925239 gene encoding uncharacterized protein LOC124925239 yields the protein MEENAPPAEVHDREEEEDEDDALSLSDLPMMSNDPLIDEVNPSTCRKILPRRSSSEPADFFEFLHTEDSNSTMMSHAEDIFFCGKLVPFDPYHEHDHLKKRQSFYRRRSESLPDPIINKPRVRGGVRTTEIRTEEEVIPLIRRKKLRRNFSSLSSSEKSSSLIIRSNNSSTKSKSSVKSEISTRSSINSSTSKPITTTSRWLFLIFGFVKPLPEMELSDIKSRQVRRGPTSIFPHFVDGKRKRAAEGKRRSSSSSSWGLLSVLSCRNHASVAVTTPFGCLPS from the coding sequence ATGGAAGAAAACGCTCCCCCCGCCGAAGTCCATGAtcgtgaagaagaagaagatgaagatgatgcgCTATCTCTCTCCGATCTTCCTATGATGAGTAATGATCCATTAATCGACGAAGTTAATCCTTCAACCTGCAGAAAAATCCTTCCGCGCCGATCATCGTCTGAACCGGCCGACTTTTTCGAGTTCTTACACAcagaagattcaaattcaaCCATGATGTCGCACGCAGAAGACATCTTCTTCTGCGGCAAGCTTGTACCATTCGATCCGTATCATGAACATGATCACTTGAAGAAACGGCAAAGCTTCTACCGACGAAGATCCGAATCACTTCCGGATCCAATCATAAACAAACCTAGAGTCAGAGGAGGTGTTAGAACAACAGAGATTAGAACAGAGGAAGAGGTGATTCCTCTGATTCGCCGTAAGAAATTGAGAAGGAATTTCAGTTCGTTATCATCATCGGAGAAATCATCATCGTTGATTATTCGTAGTAATAACTCGTCGACTAAGAGTAAGAGCTCGGTTAAATCGGAGATTTCAACAAGGAGTTCGATAAATTCTTCGACGTCGAAGCCAATTACTACTACATCGAGATGGTTGTTTCTGATATTTGGATTTGTGAAACCCTTGCCGGAGATGGAACTGAGTGACATTAAGAGCCGGCAAGTCCGGCGTGGTCCGACTTCAATATTTCCTCATTTTGTCGACGGGAAGAGAAAGAGAGCGGCGGAGGGAAAGCGGAGAAGCTCGTCTTCTTCGTCATGGGGATTGCTCAGTGTGTTGAGTTGCAGAAACCATGCCAGCGTTGCTGTAACGACGCCGTTTGGCTGCCTTCCTTcctaa